Sequence from the Archangium lipolyticum genome:
AGGTCCGCGTGCAGGACCTTGATGGCCACCTTGCGTCCCAGCGACACCTGCTCGCCGAGATACACCTCGCCCATACCGCCCGCTCCGAGCAGTTGGAGCACACGGAAGCGGCCATCCAGGACGAGGGTACCGGTATCGATCACGGGCGCTGCATCTTCGCCGGAAACGGGGAGCGCGGGCAGGGGGCGTTGCGTGAAGCGGGGCCGGTACTCTGCCCGCCCTCCAGCCAGCGGAACAGCAAAACCCGAGGGCCTGTCGCCCTGGATGTGTCTCCAGATGACTGCTGGTGAACCTCTCGCGTGGAGGTCCCCGTGGAGTGTGGGTACATGTGAGATCCACGCGAGCAAGCGTGGAGGCCACGACTCACTCGGGCCGTGCTTCGGGCACCCCCCGCGCTCCGGCACGCACGAGGCGCAGGACGGTGGAACGCAGGCCGAGGATGGGGCGCTCGACCCAGCGGAAGAGGCCCTCCGTCACCACGGCGGTGACGAGGAGCGCCGCGCCCAGCTGCCACACGGGAGGCCGCACACCAGGGGGCGGCAGCATCCAGCGCAAGATGATGAGGTGGTACAAATACAGGCCATAGGAACGCTGTCCCACCACCACGAGCGGGTGCCAGGAGAGCAGCCGGCCGAGGAGTGAGCCGGGGGTGCTGGCGCGGACCGAGAACAGCACCAGCGAGGCCGCCGCGAGGTTGGCCAGTGAGATGGCGAGCACCCAACCCAGGCCCGCGTCCAGGCGCACCGTGAGGGCCCCCACCGCGAGCAGCACCGTGGAGAGCACCGCGCTGAACGGATGGGAGAGTCCGCGGACGAGCGCGCCCTCCGGCCGCCTGTCGAGCAGTATCGCGCAGGCGCAGCCCAGGCTCAGACCATCCAGCCGTGCGGCGGTGTGCATATAGGAGAAGGACTCGCTCCACTGCGCCACCTGGGCCCAGAGCCGGAAGGCGGTGCTCGCGCCCGCGACGGCGAGCAGTCCCGCGAGGAGGGCCTCGGAGGAGACCCGCGAGCGCAGCAGCATCCAGAGGAGGACGGGCCACACCAGGTAGAACTGCTCCTCGATGGAGAGCGACCAGGTGTGACTGAGGATGCCCATGGCATCCGGGTCGAACGCCGTCACCCAATTGCTGGCGTACAGCAGCACCGCCGCGATGCCGTAGACGTAGGGCATGGCCCCGGGGTCGGGCCCGATGGAGGCCACCGCGAGCCCACCGAGCAGGAGCGCGCAGAGGGAGGCCGGCATCAACCGCAGCACGCGGCGCACGTAGAAGGCGCGGAGATCCACGTCACCGTCCCTCGCGTGTTCCTTGAGCAGCAGCGTGGTGATGAGGAAGCCGCTGAGCACGAAGAACACGTCCACACCCAGGAAGCCGCCGGGCACCCGGGCCGTCACGTGGTGGAGGACCACGGCGAGCACGGCGAGCCCCCGGACGCCATCGAGCGCCGCGTAATGCCGGAAGCTTGACGAGTGAGGGAGTTCCATCGAGCGGGCCACTGTACCGGGTCAGACGCGTTGCTCACGAAGCGGCGCTCGAGGGCTCCGCTGCTCCCCAGCCCGGCTAGGAGGCTCGTGGGTGTTCTTCTCCGCGGTGCGTGTCCGGGGGCGGACCGAACCTCGGGCCCTCCATGCACTTCGCCGTCCACCGCACCGCTTCGGACATGGAGGTGGTCGTGAAGTACGGGAAGGGCATGGGGATGAGGTGGAGGACGATGCTCGCGGTCAGCTGCATCACGGGCGAGGTGATGATGGCAGCGCAGCCCAGCACCTGGGCGCGTATCTGTGCGTCCTGTTCCCTGGCGAACAGAGCCAGGTTGCGGCGATGCTCAGCCGTCATCATCCGCACCTCGCGGGTGTCGAGGATGCCGACGAACTTCTCCTTGCGCCGCAGGTAGGTGCGCAACTGGTGGAAGTACTCGTCCTGTTGCTGGAGCGAGGGCACCCCCACGAACCTGGCCACCAGCAGGGGCCAGTGCGAGTCATCGAGGGTGATGGAGGCGGAGGAGTCCATTCCGGGGCGCGCCATCCTGACCTGTCAGGAGCGTGCCTGCTTGAACAACGTGTTGAGGGCTTCGTCAACTGTCCGGGCGAAATCAGCCGCGAGGACTTCTTCTCGAATTCTCGATTCTTGGAACCCGGGGCCGGACGCTGTTGTCATGGGGCCCGCGATATC
This genomic interval carries:
- a CDS encoding acyltransferase family protein, whose amino-acid sequence is MELPHSSSFRHYAALDGVRGLAVLAVVLHHVTARVPGGFLGVDVFFVLSGFLITTLLLKEHARDGDVDLRAFYVRRVLRLMPASLCALLLGGLAVASIGPDPGAMPYVYGIAAVLLYASNWVTAFDPDAMGILSHTWSLSIEEQFYLVWPVLLWMLLRSRVSSEALLAGLLAVAGASTAFRLWAQVAQWSESFSYMHTAARLDGLSLGCACAILLDRRPEGALVRGLSHPFSAVLSTVLLAVGALTVRLDAGLGWVLAISLANLAAASLVLFSVRASTPGSLLGRLLSWHPLVVVGQRSYGLYLYHLIILRWMLPPPGVRPPVWQLGAALLVTAVVTEGLFRWVERPILGLRSTVLRLVRAGARGVPEARPE